A part of Pseudomonas sp. HR96 genomic DNA contains:
- a CDS encoding potassium channel family protein, whose product MLGVTAVNVLVVMCTVVLHYECLLRLNLLLPRLKHWVRFRLVIGVFGAMVAHALEVWCFALAYWLIIAYTNWGSLQGHFDGSLLDCVYFSFTTFTTIGFGDIQPVGPLKFLTGLEALTGLMLITWTASFLFLEMQRYWKAAR is encoded by the coding sequence ATGCTGGGAGTCACTGCGGTCAATGTCCTGGTGGTCATGTGCACGGTGGTTCTGCATTACGAATGCCTGTTGCGCTTGAATCTACTGTTGCCGCGCCTCAAGCACTGGGTGCGGTTCAGGCTGGTCATCGGCGTTTTCGGCGCGATGGTTGCCCATGCCCTGGAGGTCTGGTGCTTCGCCCTTGCCTACTGGCTGATCATCGCCTACACGAACTGGGGCAGCCTGCAGGGGCATTTCGACGGCAGCTTGCTGGACTGTGTGTATTTCTCGTTCACCACCTTCACCACCATTGGGTTTGGCGACATACAGCCGGTAGGCCCGCTCAAGTTTCTGACCGGTCTTGAAGCGCTGACGGGCCTGATGCTCATTACCTGGACAGCCTCCTTTCTGTTCCTCGAAATGCAACGCTATTGGAAAGCCGCTCGTTGA
- the hmpA gene encoding NO-inducible flavohemoprotein: MLTTEQRAIITATVPLLETGGETLTTHFYRTLLADHPEVRPLFNQAHQADGTQPRALANGVLMYARNIDRLENLGPLAGQIINKHVALQILPEHYPIVGRCLLQAIGEVLGAEIATDAVIDAWAAAYGQLADLLIEAETAVYAAQAAAPGGWRGARDFQVLSKVAESSEITSFYLQAVDGQAVISHQPGQYIGLRLWVDGREVRRNYSLSAAGNGLGYRISVKRETGGVASNFLHDRIEEGHVLQLYPPSGQFTLNGGDKPLVLISGGVGITPTLAMADAALAAGKRPVVFIHYARNAQVQAFQGELARWQQTYAQFKGYVVHESAGGVADAVGRPDVEHLAQWLPTDRDLDAYFLGPKPFMAFIDQALAELGVPAGQRHYEFFGPAQSLAQALA, from the coding sequence ATGCTGACTACTGAGCAACGCGCCATCATCACCGCCACCGTACCTCTGCTGGAAACCGGCGGCGAAACCCTGACCACGCATTTCTATCGGACCCTGCTGGCCGATCATCCCGAGGTGCGCCCGCTGTTCAACCAGGCGCACCAGGCGGACGGAACCCAGCCGCGCGCGCTGGCCAATGGCGTGCTGATGTACGCGCGCAATATCGACCGCCTGGAAAACCTCGGGCCCTTGGCCGGGCAGATCATCAACAAACACGTGGCGCTGCAGATCCTGCCGGAGCATTACCCGATCGTCGGCCGCTGCCTCTTGCAGGCCATCGGCGAGGTGCTCGGCGCCGAGATTGCCACCGATGCGGTCATCGATGCCTGGGCCGCGGCCTATGGGCAATTGGCCGATCTGCTGATAGAGGCCGAGACGGCTGTGTATGCGGCCCAGGCCGCCGCGCCCGGCGGCTGGCGTGGCGCACGGGATTTCCAGGTGTTGTCCAAGGTGGCCGAGAGCAGCGAGATCACTTCGTTCTATCTGCAGGCGGTGGACGGCCAGGCGGTGATCAGTCACCAGCCGGGCCAGTACATCGGCTTGCGCCTGTGGGTCGACGGTCGGGAAGTGCGCCGCAACTATTCCTTGTCGGCCGCTGGCAACGGCCTGGGCTACCGCATCAGTGTCAAACGCGAAACCGGCGGTGTGGCTTCCAACTTCCTGCATGACCGCATCGAGGAAGGCCACGTGCTGCAACTGTACCCGCCGTCAGGGCAGTTCACTCTCAATGGCGGCGACAAGCCGCTCGTGCTGATCAGCGGCGGAGTGGGCATCACGCCCACCTTGGCCATGGCCGACGCGGCGCTGGCGGCAGGCAAGCGGCCGGTGGTCTTCATCCACTACGCCCGCAATGCCCAGGTGCAGGCCTTTCAGGGCGAGCTGGCCCGCTGGCAGCAGACGTATGCGCAGTTCAAGGGTTACGTGGTGCACGAGTCGGCCGGCGGCGTTGCCGATGCCGTCGGCCGGCCAGATGTCGAGCACTTGGCGCAATGGTTGCCCACTGACCGCGACCTCGACGCCTACTTCCTCGGACCCAAGCCGTTCATGGCGTTCATCGACCAGGCCCTCGCCGAGCTGGGCGTGCCGGCAGGGCAGCGGCATTACGAGTTCTTCGGCCCGGCGCAGAGCTTGGCGCAGGCACTTGCCTGA
- a CDS encoding transferase: MHTPDVSRYIRLWPGLDLPALAPWQITQHCETHIRTLLDRLGPGYQRQGDIAIHETATVENGAVLKGAIIIGGNAFVAAGAYLRGGVYLGADCIVGPSCELKTVFMLDGSKVAHFNFVGDSLLGERVNVEAGAIIANYRNEMDGADIRVRYGDAVIETGVSKFGALVGDGCKIGANAVIAPGAVLPVDGRVKRLELVDQFG; encoded by the coding sequence ATGCACACACCCGATGTTTCCCGCTACATCCGCCTTTGGCCTGGCCTTGATCTGCCCGCGCTGGCGCCCTGGCAAATCACCCAGCACTGCGAAACCCACATCCGCACCCTGCTCGACCGCCTCGGCCCGGGTTACCAACGCCAGGGCGACATCGCGATCCACGAAACCGCCACGGTCGAAAACGGCGCCGTGCTCAAGGGCGCCATCATCATCGGCGGCAACGCCTTCGTCGCCGCCGGCGCCTACCTGCGCGGCGGCGTGTACCTGGGCGCCGACTGCATCGTCGGGCCCAGCTGCGAGCTCAAGACGGTGTTCATGCTCGACGGCAGCAAGGTCGCGCACTTCAACTTCGTCGGCGATTCGCTGCTGGGTGAACGGGTCAATGTCGAAGCCGGAGCGATCATCGCCAACTACCGCAACGAGATGGACGGCGCCGATATCCGTGTCCGTTACGGCGACGCCGTCATCGAAACCGGCGTCAGCAAATTCGGCGCCCTGGTGGGCGATGGCTGCAAGATAGGCGCCAATGCGGTGATCGCGCCGGGGGCGGTGCTGCCGGTGGACGGCCGGGTGAAGCGCCTGGAGCTGGTCGATCAATTCGGCTGA
- the norR gene encoding nitric oxide reductase transcriptional regulator NorR, with translation MKKQVNSTQQTETLRALLPLLSDLAEEIPAQIRYQRVLHALLNLLPSDAVALLRLDGAVLVPQAAHGLAIDAMARRYPVASHPRLQAIVDAPGAILFATDCGLPDPYDGLIGSSALPVHDCMGCALRINEQVWGVLTLDALQVGQFTDADLHTVETFARLAAATVVAAAHFDELRRSVEGERGRAEAWRLARQPAVQPMIGQSAAFKQLLSEIELVAPSDLTVLITGETGVGKELVARHLHEHSARAGKPMISVNCAALPEHLVESELFGHVKGAFSGAIDNRLGKFEMAHGGTLFLDEIGELPLAVQAKLLRVLQGGHLQRVGSDKSHTVDIRLLVATNRDLIAEVRAGRFRADLYHRLSVYPLPVPPLRERRDDILLLAGAFAEENRWRVGLPALRLSAAARNALTAYPWPGNIRELEYLLARAVLKLRKRAADSERNGVLSLDVQDLDLPVDTQTPAATAQAQALATPEGPVDFREAVDQFKKQLLQNTLQRHNGNLAAAARDLNLDRANLARLAHRLGIE, from the coding sequence ATGAAAAAACAGGTCAATTCGACCCAGCAGACCGAGACGTTGCGGGCGCTGCTGCCATTGCTCAGCGACCTGGCCGAGGAGATCCCGGCGCAGATCCGCTATCAGCGCGTGCTGCACGCCCTGCTCAACCTGCTGCCCAGTGATGCGGTCGCCCTGCTGCGCCTGGACGGCGCCGTGCTGGTGCCCCAGGCGGCCCACGGCCTGGCCATCGACGCCATGGCGCGGCGCTATCCAGTGGCCAGCCACCCACGCCTGCAGGCCATCGTCGACGCACCGGGGGCCATACTGTTCGCCACCGACTGCGGCCTGCCCGACCCTTACGACGGCTTGATCGGCAGCAGTGCCCTGCCGGTGCATGACTGCATGGGCTGCGCGCTGCGCATCAACGAGCAGGTCTGGGGCGTGCTGACCCTGGACGCCTTGCAGGTCGGGCAGTTCACCGACGCCGACCTGCACACCGTGGAAACCTTCGCCCGCCTGGCCGCCGCTACCGTGGTCGCCGCCGCGCACTTCGACGAGCTGCGCCGCAGCGTCGAGGGCGAGCGGGGCCGCGCCGAAGCCTGGCGCCTGGCGCGGCAACCGGCGGTGCAACCGATGATCGGCCAGAGCGCGGCGTTCAAGCAGCTGCTCAGCGAGATCGAACTGGTGGCACCGAGCGACCTCACCGTGCTGATCACCGGCGAAACCGGCGTGGGCAAGGAGTTGGTGGCCCGCCACCTGCACGAACATTCGGCGCGCGCGGGCAAGCCGATGATCAGCGTCAACTGTGCCGCCCTGCCCGAGCATCTGGTGGAAAGTGAATTGTTCGGCCACGTCAAAGGCGCCTTCTCCGGGGCCATCGACAACCGCCTGGGCAAATTCGAGATGGCCCATGGCGGCACGCTGTTTCTCGATGAAATCGGCGAACTGCCGCTGGCCGTGCAGGCCAAGCTGCTGCGGGTGCTGCAAGGCGGCCACCTGCAACGGGTCGGCTCGGACAAGAGCCACACCGTCGACATCCGCCTGCTCGTGGCCACCAACCGCGACCTCATTGCCGAGGTCCGCGCCGGGCGCTTTCGCGCCGACCTCTACCACCGCCTCAGCGTCTACCCGCTGCCCGTGCCGCCGCTGCGCGAGCGCCGCGACGACATCCTTCTACTGGCCGGCGCCTTCGCCGAGGAAAACCGCTGGCGCGTCGGCCTGCCGGCGCTGCGCTTGAGCGCCGCCGCACGCAACGCGCTCACCGCCTACCCCTGGCCCGGCAACATCCGCGAGCTGGAATACCTGCTGGCCCGTGCTGTGCTCAAGTTGCGCAAACGTGCGGCGGACAGCGAGCGCAACGGCGTTCTGTCGCTGGACGTGCAGGACCTCGATCTGCCGGTGGACACCCAGACGCCTGCAGCGACGGCGCAAGCGCAGGCCCTGGCCACGCCTGAGGGCCCGGTCGACTTTCGTGAAGCAGTCGACCAGTTCAAGAAACAACTGCTGCAAAACACCCTCCAACGCCACAACGGCAACCTGGCCGCCGCTGCCCGCGACCTCAACCTGGACCGCGCCAACCTGGCGCGCCTGGCCCATCGCCTGGGTATCGAATGA
- a CDS encoding TonB-dependent siderophore receptor yields MAAAEYTPVKQTGDGVTLELPTSVITGQAPEGQQTVGYQAQNSSVGTKTSTPLSETPRSISVVTRQRIQDQGSQTLTDILGYVPGIFAPPFAVGDGLAGDLFSIRGYNATDYGYGLLKDGLRLQGNRYDTTTEPYGLERTEIFRGPSSILYGENAPGGLVNLVSKKPTETAQGEAKFTYGSNNRRQLGLDVSGPLTDDSRILGRVVMLGRNADTQVDSVPDDRLYIAPSMTLNFDEDTALTLLSSYQRDRSKLLLGYPAAGTLLNNVNGKIGKDQFNGNPNWDDFERETWSLGYEFSHQINDTWQFRQNSRYMESRLNRHETWPNNLNQAGFGSTLSSTAYNRDNKSVAYSVDNQFEGHFITGALDNTVLLGASYDRTSFNQDWNAGLGGTYNVFNPVFSPVQPNASQYVQNSQLDQQMYGTYGQLQSKYDNWIFLLGGRQDWVQSEYRNRASAARPGSAAVAGTHLDGWDHRFSWQTGLMYQFDNGISPYVSYSTAFTPVQQSSQPNGDLLDPILSQQYEVGLKYEPEGWNSTFSAAVFDLSKSHDVVAGSNGFSQQIGKSESKGIELEVNSDVTRNLSLMASYTYTDARVTKDAPGSLLEDHQLTAIPRNQASTWATYRFLDGALGGLRLGGGVRYFDNTFAYTAPTLYGKLKTGDVTLVDALVGYDIDKHWSVDVNAKNLFDKEYVSGCNNAGRCYWGEERTVLGTVAFRW; encoded by the coding sequence ATGGCCGCCGCCGAATACACGCCCGTCAAGCAGACTGGTGATGGCGTGACGCTGGAGTTGCCTACTTCGGTCATTACCGGACAAGCACCCGAAGGCCAGCAGACTGTCGGTTATCAGGCACAGAACAGTTCCGTTGGCACCAAGACCAGCACGCCTCTATCCGAGACCCCGCGTTCTATCTCAGTGGTGACACGTCAGCGCATTCAGGATCAGGGCTCGCAGACCCTTACCGATATCCTGGGCTATGTGCCGGGTATCTTCGCGCCACCTTTCGCCGTCGGCGACGGCCTGGCGGGTGATCTTTTTTCCATCCGTGGCTACAACGCCACCGACTACGGTTATGGTTTGCTCAAGGACGGCTTACGCCTACAGGGTAATCGGTATGACACCACCACCGAACCTTATGGGTTGGAGCGCACCGAAATTTTCCGTGGCCCAAGCTCGATCCTTTACGGCGAAAACGCGCCGGGTGGTCTGGTCAATCTGGTCAGCAAAAAACCGACCGAAACCGCGCAAGGCGAGGCCAAATTTACTTATGGCAGCAACAACCGCCGCCAGCTCGGGCTCGATGTGTCCGGTCCGTTGACCGACGATAGCCGCATCCTGGGTCGAGTGGTGATGCTGGGCCGCAATGCCGATACGCAGGTTGACTCAGTGCCAGATGACCGTCTGTATATCGCGCCATCCATGACGCTTAATTTCGACGAAGACACCGCATTGACCTTGCTGTCCAGCTATCAGCGCGACCGTAGCAAACTGCTGCTCGGCTATCCGGCAGCCGGAACGCTGCTGAACAACGTCAACGGCAAGATCGGTAAGGACCAGTTCAACGGCAACCCGAACTGGGACGATTTCGAGCGCGAAACCTGGTCCCTGGGTTACGAGTTCAGTCATCAGATCAACGACACCTGGCAGTTCCGTCAGAACTCGCGCTACATGGAGTCACGCCTGAACCGTCATGAAACCTGGCCGAACAATTTGAATCAGGCCGGCTTTGGCAGCACGTTGAGCAGCACCGCGTACAACCGCGACAACAAATCGGTCGCCTACTCCGTGGACAACCAGTTCGAAGGACACTTCATCACTGGTGCGCTGGATAACACTGTATTGCTCGGAGCCAGTTACGACCGTACCTCGTTCAATCAGGACTGGAACGCGGGCTTGGGTGGTACCTACAACGTGTTCAATCCGGTGTTCTCGCCGGTGCAACCGAACGCTTCGCAATACGTGCAGAACTCCCAACTGGATCAGCAGATGTACGGCACGTACGGCCAGCTGCAAAGCAAATATGACAACTGGATTTTCCTGCTGGGCGGCCGCCAGGATTGGGTCCAGAGCGAATACCGCAACCGAGCCAGCGCGGCCCGCCCAGGCAGCGCGGCGGTAGCAGGCACTCATCTGGACGGCTGGGACCACCGTTTCAGCTGGCAGACTGGTTTGATGTACCAGTTCGACAACGGCATCTCCCCGTATGTCAGCTATTCGACTGCGTTCACGCCTGTACAGCAGTCGTCGCAGCCGAATGGGGATCTGCTCGACCCAATCCTCAGTCAACAGTACGAAGTAGGGCTGAAATATGAGCCCGAGGGCTGGAACAGCACCTTCAGCGCTGCAGTCTTTGACCTGAGCAAATCCCACGACGTGGTAGCGGGCAGTAATGGTTTCAGCCAGCAAATAGGCAAGAGCGAGTCCAAGGGCATTGAGCTTGAGGTCAACAGCGACGTCACGCGTAATCTGAGCCTGATGGCGTCGTACACCTACACCGATGCGCGGGTGACTAAAGACGCACCGGGGTCTCTGTTGGAAGATCATCAACTTACGGCCATACCGCGTAACCAGGCGTCGACCTGGGCAACGTATCGCTTCCTCGACGGCGCGCTTGGCGGCTTGCGCCTGGGAGGTGGTGTGCGTTACTTCGACAACACCTTCGCCTACACCGCGCCGACGCTGTACGGCAAGCTGAAGACTGGCGATGTGACGCTGGTGGATGCGCTGGTGGGTTACGACATCGACAAGCACTGGTCGGTGGACGTAAACGCGAAGAACCTGTTCGACAAGGAATACGTGTCGGGCTGCAACAACGCGGGTCGTTGCTATTGGGGTGAAGAGCGAACGGTGCTTGGGACCGTGGCGTTTCGTTGGTAA
- a CDS encoding response regulator, which yields MSDANSLEGSRVLINAPYGADNLVLAELLVREGYDVQACASMAELAGHLDLNTAVVILTDESLAGDMTRFSSILEQQPPWSDIPLILLASRQSQGKESQSMRLRLPSSATNTVVLERPLGSASLVSAVKSAARSRLKQFEMRDRLNELADERAKLRALVDNLPVGVSFMDVTGRTVFSNPIYEQFVPQGIIPSRLPATERQWSSIDENGRPLDPSQFPGARALRGEAVAGNEFRFTPPNGDPRWARVSATPLYDSTGQIMGAAAAIIDIDAEKQNEILLRQFNQDLEDQVRARTQALEDALKDLKLESEERARAEEQLRQSLKMEAVGQLTGGIAHDFNNMLTGVIGSLDLMRSRIEKARYQELGRFMAAAQTSARRAASLTQRLLAFSRRQSLEATNVDVNALIDSLRDLLERSITEQIDLVLGFEHPLDPARVDINQLESALLNLAINARDAMPHGGRLKICTRMVDVDAQTALQFGGSEGRYVVIEVCDTGVGIAQDQLNKVFEPFYTTKPIGQGTGLGLSMVYGFAQQSRGFVHLASQVGKGTTVTLFLPKAEEEPAASAELNPVPVSDGKGRTVLVVEDDESVRLLLDVALVELGYKVLQAEHASHALETLQQIEHLDLLVTDVGLPGMNGRQLAEIMQQHYPDLPVVFVTGYARAATAREEFLGPRMTMIAKPFTLEQLGVAVSEMLMHSGSDADLDG from the coding sequence GTGAGTGATGCAAACTCCCTCGAAGGGAGTCGCGTCCTGATCAACGCACCGTATGGTGCCGATAATCTGGTGCTCGCCGAATTGCTCGTTCGCGAAGGCTACGACGTCCAGGCGTGCGCAAGCATGGCCGAACTCGCCGGCCATCTCGACCTCAATACCGCTGTAGTGATTCTGACTGACGAATCACTGGCGGGCGACATGACGCGCTTCTCGTCGATCCTCGAGCAGCAGCCGCCCTGGTCTGATATCCCCCTGATACTGCTGGCCAGCAGGCAGTCTCAAGGGAAGGAGTCGCAGTCCATGCGACTTCGTCTTCCCAGTTCAGCGACCAATACCGTCGTCCTGGAGCGCCCGTTGGGCTCTGCGTCGCTGGTCAGCGCAGTAAAGTCGGCCGCGCGCTCCCGGCTCAAGCAATTCGAAATGCGCGACCGCCTCAATGAACTGGCGGATGAACGCGCCAAGCTCAGAGCGCTGGTCGATAACCTGCCGGTCGGTGTGAGCTTCATGGACGTTACGGGTCGCACCGTATTCAGCAACCCCATCTATGAACAGTTCGTACCTCAGGGCATCATCCCTTCGAGGTTGCCGGCCACTGAGCGGCAATGGAGCTCGATAGACGAAAACGGCAGGCCTCTCGATCCCTCACAGTTTCCCGGAGCGCGCGCCCTGAGAGGTGAAGCAGTGGCCGGCAATGAATTTCGATTCACCCCGCCCAATGGCGATCCGCGATGGGCGCGAGTCAGCGCCACTCCACTCTATGATTCCACAGGTCAGATCATGGGGGCGGCGGCCGCGATCATCGACATTGATGCCGAAAAACAGAATGAAATCCTGCTGCGCCAATTCAACCAGGACCTTGAAGACCAGGTCAGAGCGCGTACCCAGGCCTTGGAGGATGCACTCAAGGATCTGAAACTGGAAAGCGAGGAGCGTGCTCGAGCAGAAGAACAACTGCGCCAGTCGTTGAAGATGGAAGCGGTCGGTCAGTTGACCGGGGGCATTGCTCATGACTTCAACAACATGCTGACGGGCGTTATCGGCTCGCTGGACCTCATGCGCTCGCGCATCGAGAAAGCTCGGTATCAGGAGCTCGGCAGATTCATGGCAGCGGCGCAAACTTCCGCGCGACGGGCGGCTTCGTTGACTCAGCGGCTGCTCGCATTTTCCCGGCGGCAGTCGCTGGAGGCCACTAACGTCGATGTAAATGCCTTGATCGATTCCCTGCGTGATCTGCTTGAACGCAGCATCACGGAACAAATCGACCTTGTACTTGGGTTTGAACATCCTCTGGACCCGGCGCGGGTTGACATCAACCAACTCGAAAGCGCGCTGTTGAACCTGGCAATCAACGCCCGGGATGCCATGCCCCATGGCGGCCGACTGAAAATCTGCACGCGCATGGTGGACGTTGATGCACAGACCGCCCTGCAATTTGGCGGCAGCGAAGGGCGTTATGTGGTTATCGAGGTTTGCGATACGGGGGTCGGTATCGCACAGGATCAGCTGAACAAAGTCTTTGAGCCTTTTTACACCACCAAGCCGATCGGGCAAGGCACAGGTCTTGGTCTATCAATGGTGTATGGCTTTGCCCAGCAGAGCCGCGGTTTTGTGCATCTGGCAAGCCAAGTAGGGAAGGGTACTACGGTCACGCTCTTTCTCCCCAAGGCCGAAGAAGAGCCTGCAGCGAGCGCCGAGCTGAACCCTGTTCCGGTCTCGGACGGCAAGGGACGGACAGTATTGGTCGTTGAAGATGACGAGTCGGTTCGCCTGTTGCTCGATGTCGCGCTAGTTGAGTTGGGGTACAAGGTACTTCAAGCGGAACACGCTTCCCACGCGCTCGAAACCCTGCAACAGATCGAGCACCTGGACCTGCTGGTCACTGATGTTGGCCTGCCCGGTATGAATGGACGTCAGCTCGCCGAAATCATGCAGCAGCATTATCCGGACCTGCCTGTCGTATTCGTCACGGGCTACGCCAGGGCCGCGACAGCCCGCGAAGAGTTCCTGGGACCCCGCATGACGATGATCGCCAAGCCATTCACGCTTGAGCAATTGGGCGTTGCTGTCTCGGAGATGCTCATGCATTCGGGAAGTGATGCAGATCTGGACGGCTGA
- a CDS encoding ATPase domain-containing protein, translating to MPTSLNTKVSTGNQGLDLIVKGGLPSNRLYLIEGTPGAGKTTMALQFLLEAVKQGQRALYVTLSETAEELEFVAQSHGWDLTGLDLFELSAAEEVLGENRQQSILHPWEAELGDTIGLIQQRVQALQPSRVVFDSLSEMRLLAQDSLRYRRQVLALKQYFAGRNITVLLVDDMTTADGIRDNHLHSLCHGVITLERLTMEFGAARRRLQVQKLRGVNFIAGYHDFVIEEGGLQVYPRLISANHRVKFEDQQVSSGVAGLDRLLNGGPVRGTSTLITGPAGTGKTTITLQFLAAACERGEKCTIYEFDERVGTLLQRAENMGLDLRKHIESSRLVIQQISPAELSPGEFAWRVRSEVENRGVRMIVVDSLTGYLAAMPEEQQLILQMHELLSYLSQLGVVTFLINPQQGLVGTMTTNLNISYIADTVLLIRFFEAQGRLRKAISVLKHRTGSHEDAIRELKIDSHGVQVGEPLVDFRGVLTGTPEYFGPDSPLLGDRSGE from the coding sequence TTGCCCACGTCACTCAACACCAAGGTCTCGACAGGAAATCAGGGACTGGATCTCATCGTCAAGGGTGGACTGCCTTCCAACCGCCTGTATCTGATTGAAGGCACCCCCGGGGCTGGCAAAACCACCATGGCTTTGCAGTTCCTTCTGGAGGCTGTGAAACAAGGACAGCGAGCGCTCTACGTCACCCTTTCCGAGACGGCTGAGGAACTGGAGTTCGTGGCCCAGTCCCACGGCTGGGATCTCACCGGACTCGATCTATTCGAGCTATCCGCCGCCGAGGAGGTGCTGGGTGAAAACAGGCAGCAATCCATACTGCACCCGTGGGAAGCCGAGCTCGGCGACACTATTGGCTTGATCCAGCAACGGGTGCAAGCGCTACAACCTTCGCGAGTGGTGTTCGATAGCCTTTCGGAAATGAGACTGCTGGCGCAGGATTCCCTGCGCTACCGGCGTCAGGTTCTGGCGTTGAAGCAATATTTTGCCGGCCGCAATATCACTGTTCTGCTGGTCGATGACATGACCACCGCCGATGGCATACGAGACAACCATCTGCATAGCCTCTGCCATGGAGTGATAACGCTCGAAAGGCTGACCATGGAGTTTGGTGCTGCCCGTAGACGCCTGCAGGTGCAGAAGCTGCGCGGGGTCAATTTCATTGCCGGGTATCACGACTTCGTGATCGAGGAAGGCGGGCTGCAGGTTTACCCGCGATTGATCTCGGCCAATCACCGTGTGAAATTTGAAGATCAGCAAGTATCAAGCGGTGTTGCTGGCCTTGATCGATTGCTCAACGGCGGCCCGGTGCGAGGCACGAGTACGCTGATCACGGGCCCTGCGGGCACCGGCAAAACCACCATCACTTTGCAGTTCCTCGCAGCGGCGTGCGAGCGTGGTGAAAAATGCACGATCTATGAGTTCGATGAGCGCGTCGGTACCCTGTTGCAGCGGGCCGAGAACATGGGCCTGGACCTTCGTAAACACATCGAAAGTAGTCGTCTGGTCATCCAGCAGATTTCCCCAGCCGAGCTGTCGCCCGGAGAGTTTGCATGGCGTGTACGCAGTGAAGTCGAGAACCGCGGGGTAAGAATGATCGTGGTCGATAGCTTGACGGGCTATCTGGCTGCCATGCCCGAAGAGCAGCAGCTGATCCTGCAAATGCATGAGTTGCTGTCTTACCTGAGCCAACTAGGCGTAGTGACCTTCCTGATCAATCCACAACAGGGTTTGGTCGGCACCATGACCACCAATCTGAATATTTCCTACATTGCCGATACGGTCCTCCTCATCCGTTTTTTTGAAGCTCAAGGGCGTTTGCGCAAGGCGATTTCGGTGCTCAAACACCGCACTGGCTCTCACGAAGATGCCATACGAGAATTGAAAATCGACTCGCATGGTGTACAAGTGGGTGAGCCGCTGGTTGATTTCCGCGGCGTCCTGACCGGCACGCCCGAGTACTTCGGGCCAGACTCCCCGCTGCTGGGTGATAGATCCGGTGAGTGA
- a CDS encoding Hsp20 family protein, with protein sequence MATTLSLAPLFRQSVGFDRFNDLFESALRSEAPNTYPPHNVEKHGDDQYRIVIAAAGLAEEDLDIQVEKGVLTVAGGKRENEKAVTYLHQGIAQRAFRLSFRLADHIEVRGASLTNGLLSIDLLRVIPEEAKPKRITIGGEGKPELRQVSLQ encoded by the coding sequence ATGGCTACTACCCTTTCGCTGGCCCCTCTGTTCCGTCAATCGGTGGGCTTTGATCGCTTTAACGACCTGTTCGAGTCGGCGCTTCGCAGCGAGGCTCCCAACACCTATCCTCCTCACAACGTCGAAAAGCACGGTGATGATCAGTATCGGATCGTCATCGCGGCTGCCGGCCTGGCCGAGGAGGATCTAGATATCCAGGTTGAAAAAGGCGTTTTGACGGTTGCCGGTGGCAAACGTGAAAACGAGAAGGCAGTGACCTATCTGCACCAGGGTATTGCACAACGCGCCTTCCGGCTGTCGTTCCGCCTGGCGGACCACATCGAAGTGCGCGGGGCATCGTTGACCAACGGCTTGTTGAGCATCGATCTGCTGCGTGTGATCCCTGAAGAGGCCAAGCCTAAACGCATCACTATTGGTGGCGAAGGCAAGCCTGAGCTGCGTCAGGTCAGTCTGCAATAA
- a CDS encoding phosphate-starvation-inducible PsiE family protein, giving the protein MDDRQTVECQPRKSSLKNLRVQWSLMNAYERFEQVIVLALGVIIALVIIMALFQLYRRVLPLLLGGAIDPLDHGVFQTLFGSIFTVLIAMEFKHSIVRPAFRKDSIVQVRTVLLIALLALSRKFVILDSAGTPATTIAALGFATLVLGITSWLLKDRNDQKAD; this is encoded by the coding sequence ATGGACGATCGTCAAACCGTTGAATGCCAACCTCGTAAGTCATCATTGAAGAATCTGCGCGTTCAGTGGTCGCTCATGAACGCCTATGAGCGCTTCGAACAGGTCATCGTTCTGGCGCTCGGCGTGATCATCGCGCTGGTCATCATCATGGCTCTTTTTCAGCTCTATCGACGAGTCCTGCCACTTCTGCTGGGCGGTGCGATCGATCCGCTGGACCATGGGGTTTTTCAAACGCTTTTCGGTTCGATTTTCACGGTGCTGATTGCCATGGAATTCAAGCATTCCATCGTTCGACCTGCATTTCGCAAGGACAGCATTGTTCAGGTCCGCACGGTCCTCTTGATCGCGCTGCTGGCGCTGAGTCGTAAATTCGTGATTCTCGATTCGGCAGGCACGCCAGCGACGACCATTGCGGCACTGGGTTTTGCCACGCTTGTTCTGGGGATCACCAGTTGGCTGTTGAAGGATCGCAACGACCAGAAAGCTGACTAA